Proteins encoded by one window of uncultured Bacteroides sp.:
- a CDS encoding FKBP-type peptidyl-prolyl cis-trans isomerase translates to MKKLLLLAAVLCTQSNVMDLNAQAVNGRSAQKKSKTTEQQIKVNAPVVATPAVLKNQMDSIAYTMGLAQTQGLKDYLSSKLNVDTAYINEFVKGLKEAVSSTDKKANAYFAGVQIGQQVNSQMIQGVNQELFGKGTTQSIDKNLYLNGFIAGVLGQGAAMSMEDAQKFLQANVEKIKDKNTEQAYGANKEAGIKFLAENKTKEGVITTASGLQYKIITKGTGEIPTAESKVKVNYKGTLLDGTEFDNSYKRNEPTVLEAGQVIKGWAEALTLMPVGSKWILYIPQELGYGSRDAGPIKPFSTLIFELELLSIEK, encoded by the coding sequence ATGAAGAAACTACTTTTATTGGCCGCAGTACTTTGCACTCAAAGTAACGTAATGGACCTAAACGCACAAGCAGTGAATGGAAGATCCGCACAAAAGAAGAGTAAGACTACAGAACAACAAATAAAAGTGAATGCTCCCGTAGTGGCAACTCCTGCGGTTCTGAAGAATCAGATGGATTCTATTGCCTATACAATGGGACTGGCACAAACACAAGGGTTAAAGGATTATTTATCAAGCAAACTTAATGTTGATACGGCTTATATCAATGAGTTTGTAAAAGGATTAAAGGAAGCAGTTAGCTCAACAGACAAGAAGGCGAATGCTTATTTTGCAGGAGTTCAGATTGGTCAGCAAGTCAACAGTCAGATGATTCAGGGTGTCAATCAGGAACTATTTGGAAAAGGAACAACTCAAAGCATTGACAAGAACTTGTACCTCAATGGCTTTATTGCCGGAGTTCTTGGCCAGGGAGCTGCCATGAGCATGGAAGATGCACAGAAATTCCTTCAGGCTAATGTAGAGAAAATTAAAGATAAAAACACAGAGCAGGCTTATGGTGCCAATAAAGAAGCAGGAATCAAGTTCCTTGCCGAGAATAAAACGAAAGAAGGCGTGATTACCACAGCAAGCGGCTTGCAATATAAGATCATTACTAAAGGAACAGGAGAGATACCAACAGCCGAAAGTAAAGTGAAAGTTAACTATAAAGGTACCTTACTTGACGGAACAGAGTTCGATAACTCTTATAAGAGAAACGAGCCAACCGTTTTAGAAGCCGGTCAGGTTATTAAGGGATGGGCAGAGGCTCTCACACTAATGCCTGTAGGTTCTAAATGGATTCTTTATATCCCTCAGGAACTGGGTTACGGTTCCAGAGATGCAGGTCCTATCAAACCATTCTCAACTTTGATTTTTGAGCTCGAATTATTAAGTATCGAAAAGTAA
- a CDS encoding peptide MFS transporter, producing MLKGHPKGLFVLALANMGERFGYYTMLAIFVLFIQAKFGFDKNASSDIFSNFLALVYFLPLLGGIVADRFLGYGKTVIVGVVVMFIGYLLLAIPTGLDTNAKYMMYGALGLIAIGTGLFKGNIQALVGNLYDDPKYNSKRDIAFSIFYMCINIGAFFAPSAAGAVYNFFLKKAGLFYEAKIPALAHQFANGTITPEGLQSFKQLAEAQTPGASANLSAFGTHYIDKLSEGYNYGFAVACISLVISMLIFAIFRKYYKSADVTVREQKKADNASGETNHVEELSHTETKQRLIALCLVFAVVIFFWMAFHQNGLTLTWFARDYTNSAVSGVSRIGFSLPTMVMMIIAFYGIIGFTQAKQLAGKIAGTVAFLIGAVGAYAYYIGMPEIVNITPEIFQQFNPFFIVILTPVAVGFFSMLSNKGKEPSAPRKIGIGMFIAAFAFVFMAVGSIGLPTPDAIAATGGVSDVLVSPNMLIGTYFMLTIAELFLSPMGLSFVSRVAPPKYKGLMQGGWLAATAIGNKCVAIIGHLWGIELWMMWGVLVVLCIISGTFIFSIMKKLEAVSK from the coding sequence ATGTTAAAAGGACATCCAAAAGGATTATTTGTTCTTGCCCTTGCAAACATGGGTGAACGATTTGGCTACTACACCATGCTGGCTATCTTCGTACTCTTTATCCAGGCTAAGTTTGGCTTTGATAAGAATGCATCCAGCGATATTTTCTCAAATTTCTTAGCCTTGGTTTACTTCCTTCCGCTACTTGGCGGTATTGTTGCCGATCGTTTCCTTGGATACGGCAAAACCGTTATTGTAGGAGTAGTGGTTATGTTTATAGGTTATTTGTTGCTGGCCATACCTACAGGATTAGATACAAATGCTAAGTACATGATGTATGGTGCTCTGGGATTAATTGCCATTGGTACCGGTCTCTTTAAGGGAAATATACAGGCTTTGGTTGGTAATTTGTATGATGATCCGAAGTACAATTCCAAACGCGACATTGCTTTCAGTATCTTTTATATGTGCATTAACATTGGTGCGTTCTTTGCTCCGTCGGCTGCCGGTGCAGTTTATAATTTCTTCCTGAAGAAAGCCGGACTGTTCTACGAAGCTAAGATTCCTGCATTGGCACATCAGTTTGCCAACGGAACAATTACTCCTGAAGGATTGCAAAGTTTCAAACAGCTTGCCGAAGCACAGACTCCCGGAGCCAGTGCCAATCTTTCCGCATTTGGAACTCACTATATAGATAAATTATCTGAAGGATATAACTATGGCTTTGCTGTAGCATGTATCTCTTTGGTTATCTCTATGCTTATCTTTGCAATCTTCCGCAAATATTATAAGAGTGCCGACGTAACAGTTCGTGAACAAAAGAAAGCTGATAATGCTTCCGGAGAGACTAATCATGTAGAAGAACTGTCTCATACAGAGACAAAGCAAAGACTTATTGCTTTGTGCCTCGTGTTTGCGGTTGTAATCTTCTTCTGGATGGCTTTCCATCAGAACGGATTAACACTGACCTGGTTTGCCCGCGATTATACTAATAGTGCAGTGAGCGGAGTAAGCAGAATCGGATTTAGTCTGCCTACCATGGTTATGATGATTATTGCATTCTACGGCATAATAGGATTTACTCAGGCTAAGCAATTAGCAGGAAAGATTGCAGGAACTGTTGCTTTTCTTATTGGAGCAGTCGGAGCTTACGCATATTATATCGGTATGCCCGAGATCGTTAATATCACTCCTGAAATCTTTCAGCAGTTCAATCCCTTCTTTATAGTTATCCTTACTCCGGTTGCTGTGGGATTCTTCTCCATGTTAAGCAACAAAGGAAAAGAGCCATCTGCACCACGCAAAATTGGTATCGGTATGTTTATTGCTGCCTTTGCCTTTGTTTTTATGGCTGTAGGCTCTATAGGTCTGCCTACTCCAGATGCTATTGCGGCAACTGGTGGAGTAAGTGATGTTTTAGTTTCACCAAACATGTTGATTGGAACTTACTTCATGCTTACCATCGCCGAACTGTTTCTTAGCCCAATGGGGTTGAGCTTTGTTTCCCGCGTAGCTCCTCCAAAATACAAAGGACTAATGCAAGGCGGATGGCTTGCAGCAACAGCTATTGGTAATAAATGTGTTGCAATCATTGGTCACTTGTGGGGAATTGAATTATGGATGATGTGGGGTGTGCTTGTTGTACTTTGTATAATCTCTGGCACATTCATTTTCTCTATAATGAAGAAACTGGAAGCAGTTTCAAAGTAA
- a CDS encoding HU family DNA-binding protein, whose translation MSVKYSVVMRKNPSKISEPGKYYALAQAYGEMDFDAICTDVDSRCTVTKADVSAVIESVLVSMKAGLANGQVVRLGNFGSFQVGVNGKGAESEKEYTSSLIKGTRIAFRPGKLLTNMQKTLSYTQVAKLPVKTSAVVPGA comes from the coding sequence ATGAGTGTAAAGTATTCAGTTGTAATGAGAAAGAATCCTTCAAAGATTTCAGAACCGGGAAAGTATTATGCGTTGGCTCAAGCCTATGGAGAAATGGATTTCGACGCCATTTGTACAGATGTGGACAGCAGATGCACGGTAACAAAAGCAGATGTGTCGGCAGTGATTGAAAGTGTATTGGTATCAATGAAAGCGGGACTGGCCAATGGACAGGTGGTTCGTTTGGGAAACTTCGGCAGTTTCCAGGTTGGAGTAAATGGCAAAGGAGCGGAATCCGAGAAGGAGTATACATCCAGCTTGATAAAGGGTACTAGAATTGCCTTTCGTCCGGGCAAACTGCTCACCAATATGCAAAAAACCTTGTCGTACACACAGGTTGCCAAGTTACCGGTAAAAACCAGCGCAGTGGTTCCAGGCGCATAA
- a CDS encoding N-acetylmuramoyl-L-alanine amidase — MREINLIVIHCSATRADRDITAQDINAAHKVRGFSSWGYYYYIRKNGKVEPMRPLDEVGAHARGYNAKSIGVCYEGGLDTNAKPADTRTLAQQIALHALVSKLLKEHPGCKVVGHRDLSPDKNYNGIIDPWERVKECPCFNTADEVWE, encoded by the coding sequence ATGAGAGAAATAAACCTGATAGTAATACATTGCTCGGCAACAAGAGCGGACAGAGACATCACAGCACAAGATATTAATGCAGCACACAAGGTAAGAGGATTCAGCTCCTGGGGTTATTACTACTACATCCGCAAGAATGGGAAGGTAGAACCCATGCGACCCCTAGATGAAGTAGGTGCCCATGCTCGTGGCTACAATGCCAAGTCAATAGGCGTATGTTACGAAGGTGGCTTAGACACCAACGCCAAACCTGCCGACACACGCACACTGGCTCAGCAAATTGCACTGCACGCATTGGTAAGCAAACTCCTGAAAGAGCATCCCGGCTGCAAGGTAGTGGGTCACAGAGACCTAAGCCCGGACAAGAACTACAACGGCATTATTGACCCTTGGGAGAGGGTGAAAGAATGTCCGTGTTTTAATACAGCCGATGAAGTTTGGGAGTAA
- a CDS encoding DUF4248 domain-containing protein, whose amino-acid sequence MKIEEEFKIKAYTKVELARLYNPEMAVSGALRTLARWISGNSRLMEELSRLEYNHRNRSFTPRQVKVIVDYLGEP is encoded by the coding sequence ATGAAAATTGAAGAAGAGTTTAAGATTAAGGCATATACCAAAGTAGAACTGGCCAGGCTTTACAATCCGGAGATGGCTGTTTCCGGAGCACTGCGCACACTGGCTCGATGGATATCGGGCAATTCCCGTCTTATGGAAGAGCTGTCACGGCTGGAGTACAATCATCGGAACCGTTCATTTACACCACGCCAGGTGAAGGTTATTGTTGATTATCTGGGAGAACCGTAA
- a CDS encoding porin family protein, translating to MKKLFLTVAILLGCNMLSMAQNYQTTDSKVSWNVKAGMNISNWTGDGSDGSKAKVGFKVGAGMEYALDNTWSLQPSLFLTSKGAKGGDGDTKATINQVYLELPVNLQARVPVADKTNILFAAGPYFAYGVGGKISGGASIDGVDYSVSTNTFGKNRFKRFDAGLGLGVSLEMSKVIVGLEGQLGLTKIGDGIMSDGSPKNINFGVTVGYKF from the coding sequence ATGAAAAAACTATTTTTAACTGTAGCTATTTTACTGGGATGCAATATGCTATCAATGGCACAAAATTATCAAACAACAGACTCGAAGGTCTCTTGGAACGTTAAGGCAGGTATGAACATCAGTAACTGGACAGGAGATGGTTCTGATGGCTCAAAAGCAAAGGTTGGCTTTAAGGTTGGTGCAGGTATGGAATATGCATTAGATAATACATGGTCATTACAACCATCGTTATTTCTTACAAGTAAAGGCGCAAAAGGAGGAGACGGAGATACTAAGGCAACAATTAATCAAGTGTATCTTGAGTTGCCGGTCAATTTACAGGCAAGAGTACCTGTTGCTGATAAAACAAATATTCTTTTTGCAGCAGGTCCATACTTTGCTTATGGTGTAGGAGGTAAAATATCTGGTGGAGCATCCATTGATGGGGTTGATTATTCTGTATCAACAAATACATTTGGTAAAAATAGATTCAAAAGATTTGATGCAGGATTAGGACTTGGCGTGTCATTAGAGATGAGCAAAGTGATTGTTGGTCTTGAAGGACAGCTGGGCTTAACAAAAATTGGAGATGGAATTATGTCTGATGGTTCTCCAAAGAATATAAACTTTGGGGTAACTGTTGGATATAAATTCTGA
- a CDS encoding leucine-rich repeat domain-containing protein, with protein MKKIAIFSLVVSFLVTGCVKDDVVPEVITEPVAVIDTIVSVKVDTAGTLAKLIPQAGKYLITDLTISGNLDGDDILYIREMAGGGYTANSKTEGKLARLDLTNVNIVWSMKHYFSVTESNGIETFYPTGSNFINTEMFSYLRSLTSITLPKSIISVDSECFNKCLKLKEINISKENSLYTSIDGALFSKDSSEFVVFPYAKGTSYAIPDYVKKIADNAFSHCDKLDSIAFPGNHISIRNHAFHDCTGLTSIYFGNDISYLWDAFINCTSVKNIYCKSTTPIEANLSVFYEANKSTCKVHVPKGAAGSYRNADMWKTFTNIVEE; from the coding sequence ATGAAAAAGATAGCAATATTTTCATTAGTGGTTTCATTTTTGGTAACAGGATGCGTTAAAGACGATGTTGTACCAGAAGTAATTACAGAACCGGTTGCAGTGATCGACACAATAGTCAGTGTAAAAGTTGACACAGCCGGCACATTGGCAAAGCTAATTCCGCAAGCAGGTAAATATTTAATTACCGATCTCACTATTTCCGGCAATCTGGATGGAGATGATATTCTTTACATCCGCGAAATGGCTGGAGGAGGTTATACTGCAAACAGCAAAACAGAAGGAAAGCTTGCCAGGCTTGATTTGACTAATGTAAATATTGTATGGAGTATGAAACATTATTTTAGTGTAACAGAAAGTAATGGCATTGAGACATTCTACCCTACAGGTAGTAATTTTATCAATACTGAAATGTTTTCTTACCTACGTAGTCTGACCTCAATAACCCTTCCCAAAAGCATTATATCTGTTGATAGCGAATGTTTTAATAAATGTCTCAAATTGAAGGAGATAAATATATCAAAAGAGAATTCTCTTTATACCAGTATTGATGGGGCATTGTTTAGCAAAGATAGTAGTGAGTTTGTAGTGTTTCCCTATGCCAAAGGCACCTCATATGCTATCCCCGATTACGTTAAGAAGATTGCCGACAATGCCTTTTCTCATTGCGACAAGCTCGATTCTATAGCCTTTCCGGGTAATCATATAAGTATTAGGAATCATGCCTTTCACGATTGCACCGGATTAACTTCCATCTATTTCGGCAATGATATTTCCTACCTTTGGGATGCTTTCATAAATTGTACGTCAGTGAAAAACATCTATTGCAAAAGCACAACTCCTATAGAAGCTAACCTTTCTGTGTTTTATGAAGCAAACAAAAGTACATGTAAAGTTCATGTTCCGAAGGGTGCTGCCGGCAGTTATAGAAATGCAGATATGTGGAAAACATTCACTAATATAGTGGAAGAATAG